One segment of candidate division KSB1 bacterium DNA contains the following:
- a CDS encoding glycosyltransferase, with product MGQSDKHTTPSAAPPVALKVLYLTTEVPYPLTSGFLRHYHFLRSLGQKHKITYCSLTKKPRLSPEALAALQPVTERIMIFGETRSREPFLLRLLGALPLAGGKPQKALRFRLAARAMKKAVRELLQQETFDVVMYSGKNTFPAIADLRGVPIVADCCDATSARVRGEMRHAGFARRLWLLLRYLEVRRIEKRLVRKTPHLAFASRRDRALLLPGAPRGEIIPQAVEVDYWRRLPEPRSDNSLIFTGVLNYAPNHDAAMFLLAEIWPRLQSEMPQLELVLAGRDPLPALRAAAQRSRNVTVTGFVEDLRPYLSRAALYVAPIRFASGVQNKILEALAMELPVVTTPVVAEGLHLGEGVAAPLRVAQEASQFVAAIVDLLHNPGECRRLAQAGRQFVEQHFVWARNVAKLEALWLAAAGHNGAS from the coding sequence GTGGGACAATCCGACAAACACACGACACCTTCCGCCGCGCCGCCCGTGGCGTTGAAAGTTCTCTACCTCACCACCGAGGTGCCCTATCCTTTGACCAGCGGGTTTCTGCGGCATTATCACTTTTTGCGCAGCCTGGGACAGAAGCACAAAATCACTTATTGCTCGCTCACCAAAAAGCCGCGCCTCTCCCCGGAAGCCCTGGCCGCGCTGCAACCCGTCACCGAGCGAATCATGATTTTTGGCGAGACGCGGTCGCGTGAGCCGTTTCTGCTGCGCCTGCTCGGCGCCCTGCCCCTGGCAGGCGGCAAACCGCAAAAGGCCCTGCGCTTCCGGTTGGCCGCCCGCGCCATGAAAAAAGCCGTGCGCGAGCTGCTGCAGCAGGAAACCTTCGATGTGGTGATGTACAGCGGCAAGAACACCTTCCCCGCAATCGCGGATTTGCGCGGCGTGCCGATCGTGGCGGATTGCTGTGATGCCACTTCGGCGCGCGTGCGTGGCGAGATGCGGCATGCCGGTTTCGCCCGGCGACTCTGGCTGCTTCTGCGCTATCTCGAAGTGCGGCGGATCGAGAAACGGCTGGTGCGCAAAACCCCGCACCTGGCGTTTGCCTCCCGGCGTGATCGCGCCCTGCTGCTGCCGGGCGCGCCCCGCGGCGAGATCATTCCGCAGGCGGTGGAGGTCGACTACTGGCGCCGGCTGCCGGAACCGCGCTCGGACAATTCCCTGATCTTCACCGGTGTGCTGAACTACGCGCCCAACCATGACGCGGCCATGTTCCTGCTCGCGGAGATTTGGCCGCGTCTGCAGTCGGAAATGCCGCAGCTCGAGCTGGTGCTCGCGGGTCGCGATCCGTTGCCGGCGTTGCGGGCGGCGGCGCAGCGCAGCCGCAATGTCACCGTCACCGGTTTTGTCGAGGATTTGCGACCCTATCTCAGCCGCGCCGCGCTGTATGTTGCGCCAATTCGCTTTGCTTCCGGTGTGCAGAACAAAATTCTCGAAGCCCTGGCGATGGAGCTGCCGGTGGTGACCACGCCGGTGGTTGCCGAGGGCCTGCATTTGGGCGAGGGCGTTGCGGCGCCGCTGCGGGTGGCACAGGAGGCGTCGCAATTCGTCGCCGCGATTGTCGATCTGCTGCACAATCCCGGGGAATGCCGGCGTCTGGCACAGGCCGGCCGGCAATTCGTCGAGCAGCATTTTGTCTGGGCGCGCAATGTCGCCAAGCTTGAGGCCCTGTGGCTGGCCGCCGCCGGCCACAATGGCGCCAGCTGA
- a CDS encoding flippase produces the protein MADSPTEIAAAPRVMRKDATRRQIRGSSLLLSGRLLSVGLNFVSQVLIVRHLATGDYGAWAYALSVVSFCQGFATLGLDRAISRFIPIYHEKGEYDKLFGTMVLVFGVILLTSALIIGAFFAAPELVARLMAEGKASFPLLAVLIFLIPVEVLDGVFLGLFASFANARSIFFRKHVLGPLLKLTVVVLLMVFGSDVLFLAYGYLAASLLGVLIYLVLFVRMLRRENLLGRWRESGLVVPLRAVFAFTLPMMTSDLLSVVMHSADVLLLGYFHDATQVAYYRVVLPAAKLNAIVMNSFALLFTPTAARLFAKGDHAGINALYWKTAIWLAVLSFPVFALTFSIAGPLTVFLYGERYQQSGLILALLSLGYYFNAALGFNGLTLKVIGRMGYIVRINLAAALFNVIINLLLIPRHGALGAAVGTAGTMILHNIFKQIGLRLAAGVSLFEKSYLSFYLLLAASACGLFVLPFLVATNFYIAAALAAMISLLVILVSKKRLHIAENFPELLKLPLLGKLLR, from the coding sequence ATGGCAGATTCCCCAACCGAAATCGCGGCCGCGCCCCGCGTAATGAGAAAGGATGCCACGCGCAGGCAGATTCGCGGCTCCAGCCTGCTGTTGAGCGGACGACTGCTCTCCGTCGGCCTGAACTTCGTGTCACAGGTGTTGATCGTGCGCCATCTCGCCACCGGCGATTACGGCGCCTGGGCCTATGCGCTGTCGGTGGTGTCCTTCTGCCAGGGTTTTGCCACGCTCGGCCTGGATCGCGCGATCTCGCGTTTCATTCCGATCTATCATGAGAAGGGGGAATACGACAAACTCTTCGGCACCATGGTGCTGGTGTTTGGCGTCATTCTACTCACCAGCGCGCTGATCATCGGCGCCTTTTTCGCGGCACCGGAGCTGGTCGCCCGACTGATGGCCGAGGGCAAGGCTTCGTTCCCGCTGCTCGCCGTGCTGATCTTTTTGATCCCGGTCGAAGTGCTGGACGGCGTGTTCCTGGGGCTGTTTGCGAGTTTTGCCAACGCGCGCTCGATCTTTTTTCGCAAGCACGTGCTCGGCCCGCTGCTGAAGTTGACCGTGGTGGTGTTGTTGATGGTGTTTGGCAGCGACGTGCTGTTTCTCGCCTACGGTTATCTCGCCGCGAGCCTGCTCGGTGTGCTGATATATCTGGTGCTGTTTGTGCGCATGCTGCGCCGGGAAAACCTGCTGGGGCGCTGGCGCGAAAGCGGCCTGGTGGTGCCGCTGCGCGCCGTCTTTGCCTTCACCCTGCCGATGATGACTTCCGATCTGCTGTCGGTGGTGATGCATTCGGCGGACGTGCTGCTGCTGGGCTATTTTCATGACGCCACCCAGGTCGCCTATTATCGCGTGGTGCTGCCGGCGGCCAAACTCAACGCCATCGTAATGAACAGTTTCGCGCTGCTGTTCACGCCCACAGCGGCGCGGCTGTTCGCCAAGGGGGATCACGCCGGCATCAACGCGCTTTACTGGAAAACCGCCATCTGGCTGGCGGTGCTGTCGTTTCCGGTGTTCGCACTCACCTTCTCCATCGCCGGGCCGCTCACGGTTTTTCTGTACGGCGAGCGCTACCAGCAATCCGGCCTCATCCTGGCGCTGCTGTCGCTGGGTTATTATTTCAACGCCGCGCTCGGCTTCAACGGCCTGACGTTGAAGGTGATCGGCAGGATGGGCTATATCGTGCGCATCAATCTCGCCGCGGCGCTGTTCAATGTCATCATCAATTTGCTCCTGATCCCGCGCCACGGCGCGCTCGGCGCGGCGGTCGGCACCGCCGGCACCATGATTCTCCACAACATTTTCAAGCAAATCGGCCTGCGCCTGGCCGCGGGTGTAAGCTTGTTCGAGAAGAGTTATCTCTCTTTCTACCTGCTGCTCGCCGCCAGCGCCTGCGGGCTGTTCGTGCTGCCATTCCTGGTGGCCACTAATTTCTACATTGCCGCGGCGCTCGCCGCCATGATTTCCCTGCTCGTCATCCTGGTGAGCAAGAAACGGCTGCACATCGCCGAAAATTTCCCCGAGCTGCTCAAACTGCCGTTGCTTGGAAAACTTTTGCGATGA
- a CDS encoding O-antigen ligase family protein, translating into MHAHLPALKTLTALAAFLTGLGLVAYFASHELLLLLVLGSIAVLSGLYLFRSPQAATLLFTFVFYSNIAVLAYQFHGVPQPVAAAVPLLLTLPLARYLFVQREGLIVDGVLGLMLLYLLTLILASFTCKDIFVALNEIGNYAIEGIVLYFLVLNAVRRLPDLRRVLWTLLLVGSFLGSLSLVQELTHSYDNNFFGLAQRKKTIDFDNLDYDVYSGAKRAEGPVGEQNRYAQIMVVLLPLALYLFYVERTRRRLLALAAAGLILSGVLLTFSRATFLTLVVLFLLLVPLKYIRPGHALAAGLALAAIVALALPDYIARVKGLVNITNLQARDAKTRELDGSLRGRYAQNLAALHVFVDHPLTGVGPGHFAKFYVRKYGNEVGTKLLRGNRRAHNMYLEMAAENGVFGLSAFLAIVLFMQVQLWRARRHWLPHRPELAHLATAFFLSIIAYLGTAVFLHLSYQRYYWFLLALAGVVLQLLKNEARAAQPAGATPHPLPVAA; encoded by the coding sequence ATGCATGCGCACCTCCCCGCCCTCAAAACCCTGACGGCGCTTGCCGCCTTTCTGACCGGCCTCGGCCTAGTGGCCTATTTCGCCTCGCACGAGCTGCTCCTCCTTCTCGTACTCGGCAGCATTGCCGTGCTCAGCGGGCTTTATTTGTTTCGTTCGCCGCAGGCCGCCACCCTGCTCTTCACCTTCGTCTTCTACAGCAACATTGCGGTGCTGGCGTATCAATTTCACGGCGTGCCACAGCCGGTGGCCGCGGCGGTGCCGCTGTTGCTGACTCTGCCGTTGGCCCGCTATCTTTTTGTGCAGCGGGAGGGGTTGATTGTCGACGGCGTGCTGGGGCTGATGCTGCTTTACCTGCTGACGCTCATTCTCGCTTCTTTCACCTGCAAGGACATTTTTGTGGCGTTGAACGAGATCGGCAACTATGCCATCGAGGGGATCGTGCTCTATTTTCTCGTGCTCAACGCCGTGCGGCGTCTGCCGGACCTGCGGCGGGTGTTGTGGACCCTGCTGCTGGTCGGCAGCTTTCTCGGCAGCCTGAGCCTGGTGCAGGAACTCACCCACAGCTATGACAACAATTTTTTCGGGCTGGCGCAGCGCAAGAAGACCATCGACTTCGACAATCTCGATTACGACGTCTATTCCGGCGCCAAACGCGCGGAGGGGCCGGTGGGGGAACAGAACCGCTATGCGCAAATCATGGTGGTGCTGCTGCCGCTGGCACTTTATCTCTTTTATGTCGAACGCACACGCCGGCGGCTGCTGGCACTCGCGGCCGCCGGCCTGATTTTGAGCGGTGTCTTGTTGACCTTCTCGCGCGCCACCTTCCTCACGCTGGTGGTGCTTTTCCTGCTGCTGGTGCCGCTCAAATACATTCGTCCCGGCCATGCCCTGGCTGCCGGTCTGGCGCTGGCGGCGATCGTGGCGCTGGCCCTGCCCGATTACATCGCCCGGGTCAAGGGGCTGGTCAATATCACCAATTTGCAGGCGCGCGACGCCAAAACCCGTGAGCTCGACGGGTCGTTGCGCGGCCGTTATGCCCAGAATCTCGCCGCGCTGCATGTGTTCGTCGATCATCCGCTCACCGGCGTGGGCCCGGGCCACTTCGCCAAATTTTACGTGCGCAAATATGGCAATGAGGTCGGCACCAAATTGTTGCGCGGCAACCGCCGGGCGCACAACATGTACCTCGAAATGGCCGCGGAAAACGGCGTGTTCGGCCTGAGTGCCTTCCTGGCGATCGTGCTCTTCATGCAAGTGCAATTGTGGCGTGCCCGCCGCCACTGGTTGCCGCACCGGCCGGAGCTGGCGCATCTGGCGACCGCTTTCTTCCTGAGCATCATTGCCTATCTCGGCACCGCGGTTTTTCTGCATCTTTCTTATCAGCGCTACTACTGGTTTCTGCTCGCGCTCGCGGGGGTGGTGCTGCAGCTTCTCAAAAACGAGGCGCGCGCCGCGCAGCCGGCCGGCGCGACACCTCACCCCCTGCCGGTCGCGGCATGA
- a CDS encoding phosphotransferase, translated as MNQVSAACVQRLRQHLFAAAPRYYPELAGRELKLELVDAVPHTASTIYHFRLKAGSDEQGVLVKTPPLTTPESAAPLTAPAIKFRAEYQALVDIHAYFNRLGDARFAAVRPLDFVAEVLGIVMEEVTYPTLRALFSKSSRLQPWGRRAGFFLFFRHAGSWLRAFHALNRGGHATPREVDRDAYCDVLDRLTGTLTAAIGNAAFFRQLTCRLHQEALDVLPALLPLGLTHGDYALRNLLVAPGPRVLALDTQARWRMPVYEDIAYFLTGLITTWPQVLSQGLVFAAGHLEHCSREFLQGYFEGETIPWEIIRLFRLKLMLQKWSAKSLRMQRQFGNRHAATVRQKLLHRFFYKTVTAMLESRPAAVSTHRASLTPRPAPATSLSQTLPAEELLLLSRRIDWRFLLPEPRLQQVAYFGPQDNTLIAALRCFSQSLTVFTQPPAGLGTSARFNVAVAVAPGLHELAAIAAGLRPGGCLYVEIGSVFARCLRQGRQGWRQALRGPKAYAAELRRLGLEQTAMYWHRPGFATAVQIIPLHDALAAKFVRARRAHDLKSRLIAILDRVVLRSGALVRGIACVSLVARKNSST; from the coding sequence ATGAATCAGGTTTCCGCAGCGTGCGTGCAACGGCTGCGGCAGCATCTCTTCGCCGCCGCGCCGCGCTACTACCCCGAGCTGGCCGGCCGGGAGCTGAAGCTCGAACTGGTCGACGCCGTACCGCACACCGCTTCCACCATTTACCATTTCCGGCTGAAAGCCGGGAGCGATGAACAGGGCGTGCTGGTGAAAACGCCGCCGCTGACCACCCCGGAGTCGGCGGCGCCGCTCACCGCACCCGCCATCAAATTCCGCGCGGAATATCAGGCGCTGGTCGATATTCACGCCTATTTCAACCGCCTGGGCGATGCGCGCTTCGCCGCGGTGCGGCCGCTGGATTTTGTGGCCGAGGTGCTGGGAATCGTGATGGAAGAGGTCACCTATCCCACCTTGCGCGCGCTCTTCTCCAAATCCAGCCGGCTGCAGCCGTGGGGTCGGCGCGCAGGATTCTTCCTCTTCTTTCGTCATGCGGGAAGCTGGTTGCGTGCTTTTCATGCGTTGAACCGCGGCGGGCATGCCACCCCGCGTGAGGTCGACCGCGACGCTTACTGCGATGTGCTCGACCGTCTCACCGGTACATTGACCGCGGCGATTGGCAACGCCGCCTTTTTTCGCCAACTCACATGCCGCCTGCATCAGGAAGCCCTGGACGTTCTGCCGGCTCTCCTGCCCCTGGGGTTGACGCACGGCGATTACGCCCTGCGCAATCTCCTGGTCGCGCCCGGCCCTCGCGTGTTGGCACTCGACACCCAGGCGCGCTGGCGGATGCCGGTGTACGAGGATATCGCATATTTTCTCACGGGGCTGATCACCACCTGGCCGCAGGTGCTTAGCCAGGGTCTGGTGTTCGCGGCCGGCCATCTCGAACACTGCAGCCGGGAATTTTTGCAGGGATATTTTGAGGGGGAGACGATTCCATGGGAAATCATCCGGCTCTTTCGTCTCAAGCTCATGCTGCAAAAATGGTCGGCAAAGAGCTTGCGCATGCAGCGCCAGTTCGGCAACCGTCATGCGGCGACGGTGCGGCAAAAACTCCTGCATCGCTTTTTCTACAAAACCGTGACCGCCATGCTGGAGAGCAGGCCCGCCGCGGTTTCCACGCACCGTGCCTCCCTCACGCCCCGGCCCGCGCCTGCAACGTCGCTCAGTCAGACGTTGCCCGCGGAGGAGCTGCTGCTGTTGTCGCGCCGGATAGACTGGCGTTTTCTCCTGCCCGAGCCGCGCTTGCAGCAGGTGGCCTACTTCGGGCCACAGGACAACACGCTCATCGCGGCGCTCCGCTGCTTCAGCCAATCGCTCACGGTTTTTACGCAGCCGCCCGCCGGACTGGGCACCTCAGCGCGTTTCAATGTGGCCGTGGCGGTGGCGCCAGGGCTGCACGAGCTGGCCGCGATTGCCGCAGGGTTGCGGCCGGGCGGTTGCTTGTATGTCGAAATCGGCAGTGTTTTCGCCCGTTGTCTACGCCAAGGGAGACAAGGCTGGCGGCAGGCGCTTCGCGGGCCAAAGGCATATGCCGCGGAACTCCGCCGCCTGGGCCTGGAACAAACCGCCATGTATTGGCATCGCCCGGGGTTCGCGACGGCCGTGCAAATCATTCCGCTGCACGATGCGCTGGCCGCAAAGTTCGTGCGGGCGCGGCGCGCGCACGATTTGAAAAGCCGGCTCATCGCGATCCTGGACAGAGTCGTGTTGCGTTCCGGTGCACTGGTGCGCGGGATCGCGTGTGTGAGCCTCGTGGCACGCAAAAATTCCAGCACATGA
- a CDS encoding phosphotransferase: MTRMLDTTLQAAFIPGTNCTGGLACAPWRFLLPTMRFERALILGLPGLSTMQVLTTLCPEVTVIAGAAVCHKRSEAALDSLRGSRLQVLEPAQFPALSLPEGRVDLIVLAGRRSMQQALQHPALLDALGRCLAPHGTIYFESHDYRQRLTARRLLTKLQQQGLHVTRQFWLTPFGGDWRTAFPLGEAAMARFVFANLLYGQSPLKRLVSRVGTALSQSAHFFRLLPRRAVLVGRNGSDAASQAPPRFLLELASQQGVDLSRYRCGVSARGRYNSNKTIFFLFAEQSSRPELIIKMTRAPEFNFRLENEQRMLLRLQEQRSVPPDTFPEPVFFGHHAGLAICCQRAVHGVPFRSRTHGTSACPFARQAIDWLVQVAAGSAPENRVAATAPAAVLQTLFERFTGLYQLSPAERDFLQKQIARVAASRRPFPSVLQHGDPGTWNMLVSAQGRVSVIDWEAGEVQGMPLWDLFYFMRSYGNWMARRQGLRDALQGFRSMLLAASPLSALLAQTVARYCAVTSLDRALVGPLFFTCWLHRALKEASRLTPATLAEGHYYRLLKLCIAQRQAPGLAALLTVQPPDHRAAVHASPPLPQV, encoded by the coding sequence ATGACCCGCATGCTCGACACCACGTTACAGGCCGCATTCATACCGGGCACGAATTGCACCGGCGGACTGGCGTGTGCGCCCTGGCGTTTCTTACTGCCGACCATGCGGTTCGAACGGGCGCTCATCTTGGGTCTCCCCGGCTTGTCAACCATGCAGGTGTTGACCACCCTCTGCCCCGAGGTCACGGTGATTGCCGGCGCCGCCGTGTGCCACAAACGCAGCGAAGCAGCACTCGACTCATTGCGCGGCTCCCGCCTGCAGGTACTCGAACCGGCACAATTCCCCGCGCTGTCGCTGCCCGAGGGTCGTGTCGATCTGATTGTGTTGGCCGGCCGGCGGAGCATGCAACAGGCACTGCAGCATCCGGCATTGCTGGACGCGTTGGGCCGGTGCCTGGCGCCGCATGGCACAATTTACTTTGAAAGCCATGATTATCGCCAGCGTTTGACCGCCAGACGGCTGCTGACGAAACTGCAACAGCAGGGTTTGCATGTCACCCGGCAATTTTGGCTCACGCCGTTTGGCGGCGATTGGCGCACCGCCTTCCCGCTCGGCGAAGCGGCGATGGCGCGCTTTGTTTTTGCCAACTTGCTCTATGGCCAATCACCGCTGAAGCGCCTGGTCAGCCGGGTGGGCACCGCGCTCAGCCAGTCAGCCCACTTTTTCCGCCTGTTGCCGCGGCGGGCGGTGCTGGTGGGTCGCAACGGCTCGGACGCGGCAAGCCAGGCCCCGCCGCGTTTTCTGCTCGAACTCGCCAGCCAGCAGGGCGTGGATTTGTCGCGCTATCGTTGCGGGGTTTCGGCGCGCGGCAGGTACAATTCCAACAAAACAATCTTTTTTCTTTTTGCCGAGCAGAGCAGCCGGCCCGAGTTGATCATCAAAATGACCCGCGCGCCGGAATTCAACTTCCGCCTGGAGAATGAACAGCGCATGCTGCTGCGCTTGCAGGAGCAAAGATCGGTGCCGCCGGACACTTTCCCGGAACCGGTTTTCTTCGGCCATCATGCCGGCCTTGCCATTTGCTGTCAGCGCGCCGTGCACGGCGTTCCCTTTCGCAGCCGCACGCACGGCACGTCCGCATGCCCGTTCGCCAGGCAGGCCATCGACTGGCTGGTGCAGGTGGCGGCGGGGTCTGCGCCGGAAAACAGAGTGGCGGCGACAGCGCCGGCGGCCGTGCTGCAAACCCTGTTCGAACGTTTCACCGGGCTTTATCAACTCTCACCGGCGGAACGTGATTTTTTGCAGAAGCAAATCGCGCGGGTGGCCGCCAGCCGCCGTCCCTTTCCCTCCGTGCTGCAGCACGGCGACCCCGGCACCTGGAACATGCTGGTCTCCGCACAGGGCCGCGTGAGTGTGATCGATTGGGAGGCCGGCGAGGTGCAGGGCATGCCGTTGTGGGACTTGTTTTATTTCATGCGGTCCTACGGCAATTGGATGGCGCGCCGGCAGGGTCTGCGGGATGCGCTGCAGGGCTTCCGCAGCATGTTGCTGGCGGCCTCGCCGTTGAGCGCGTTGCTGGCGCAAACGGTGGCGCGCTATTGTGCCGTGACCAGCCTCGACCGTGCGTTGGTCGGCCCGCTGTTTTTCACCTGCTGGCTGCATCGCGCCTTGAAGGAGGCCAGCCGCCTGACACCGGCAACGCTGGCGGAAGGACATTACTACCGCCTGCTCAAACTTTGCATCGCGCAACGCCAGGCGCCCGGCCTGGCTGCACTGCTGACCGTGCAGCCACCGGACCACCGTGCTGCGGTGCACGCTTCACCGCCTTTGCCACAGGTGTAA